The following are from one region of the Corylus avellana chromosome ca1, CavTom2PMs-1.0 genome:
- the LOC132176648 gene encoding inositol transporter 1, which produces MKLESLPGSSGYLDLYPERKMSYFKNSYVLGLTVVAGIGGLLFGYDTGVISGALLYIKDDFEVVKQSSFLQETIVSMALVGAIIGAAVGGWINDAYGRKKATLIADVVFAVGSIVMAAAPDPYVLILGRLLVGLGVGVASVTAPVYIAEASPSEIRGGLVSTNVLMITGGQFLSYLVNLAFTEVPGTWRWMLGVSCVPAIIQFSFMLFLPESPRWLFRKNERSKAIAVLSKIYDIARLDDEIDYLTAQAEEEDQKRSDVRWMDVFKSKEIRFAFLAGAGLQAFQQFTGINTVMYYSPTIVQMAGFESNQLALLLSLIVAALNAAGTILGIYLIDHFGRTKLALTSLSGVFVSLLILSGAFFFESSSSTSEIYGWIAIIGLALYIGSFSPGMGPVPWTVNSEIYPEAYRGTCGGMSATVNWIANLIVAQSFLSLVEAVGTGATFLILAGVTVAAFVFVIIFVPETQGLTFEEVEKIWKERAWGRDPAAESLLEQGSESKYTGLIV; this is translated from the exons ATGAAGCTCGAGTCCTTGCCAGGAAGCTCAGGGTACTTGGACTTGTACCCGGAGAGAAAAATGTCGTATTTTAAGAACTCATATGTGCTGGGATTGACTGTGGTCGCTGGAATAGGTGGATTGCTCTTCGGCTACGACACAG GTGTGATATCTGGGGCCCTTCTATATATTAAGGATGATTTTGAGGTGGTCAAACAGAGTAGTTTCCTGCAG GAAACAATAGTCAGCATGGCCTTGGTTGGTGCAATCATTGGAGCAGCAGTAGGGGGTTGGATAAATGATGCTTATGGTCGTAAGAAGGCAACTCTTATTGCTGATGTAGTCTTTGCTGTTGGATCAATAGTCATGGCTGCCGCACCAGATCCATATGTTCTTATATTGGGACGACTTCTTGTTGGCCTGGGTGTTGGTGTAGCATCTGTCACTGCTCCTGTGTATATTGCAGAAGCATCACCATCGGAAATAAGGGGAGGACTAGTCAGCACAAATGTGCTTATGATAACTGGTGGACAGTTTCTTTCCTACCTTGTAAATCTTGCTTTTACGGAG GTCCCTGGGACATGGCGATGGATGCTTGGAGTTTCATGCGTCCCAGCTATCATTCAGTTCTCGTTTATGCTCTTTCTGCCAGAGTCTCCCCGATGGCTTTTTAGGAAG AACGAGAGATCTAAAGCCATTGCTGTGCTTTCTAAAATTTATGACATTGCTCGCTTAGACGATGAAATTGATTACCTCACTGCTCAAGCAGAGGAAGAAGACCAGAAAAGGTCTGATGTCAGATGGATGGATGTTTTTAAATCGAAAGAAATCAGGTTTGCATTTCTGGCTGGCGCTGGACTACAG GCATTTCAGCAGTTTACTGGTATCAACACAGTGATGTACTACAGTCCAACAATTGTCCAAATGGCCGGCTTCGAATCCAACCAGTTAGCTCTTCTCCTGTCCCTTATTGTCGCGGCTTTGAATGCCGCTGGGACAATTCTTGGGATTTACCTTATTGACCATTTTGGGAGAACAAAGTTGGCCCTCACAAGCTTATCTGGTGTATTTGTATCCCTTCTCATTCTTTCTGGAGCATTTTTCTTTGAATCATCCAGTTCTACTAGTGAAATCTATGGATGGATTGCAATTATAGGGTTAGCCCTGTATATTGGTTCCTTCTCACCTGGAATGGGGCCTGTGCCATGGACCGTCAACTCAGAGATATATCCTGAAGCATATCGAGGAACATGTGGAGGCATGTCGGCTACTGTGAATTGGATTGCCAATCTAATTGTTGCACAGAGTTTTCTTTCGCTTGTTGAAGCTGTAGGGACTGGCGCTACTTTCTTGATTCTTGCTGGTGTGACTGTAGCTGCATTTGTatttgtgattatttttgtgCCAGAAACACAGGGATTAACGTTTGAGGAAGTGGAGAAAATCTGGAAGGAGAGGGCTTGGGGCAGAGATCCAGCCGCAGAAAGCCTTCTTGAGCAGGGTAGTGAGTCCAAGTATACCGGTTTGATAGTGTAG
- the LOC132165913 gene encoding cation/H(+) antiporter 19, protein MATANVSTMVCPGPMKATSNGSFQGENPLDFALPLAILQICLVVVLTRLLALLLKPLRQPRVIAEIIGGILLGPSALGRNKTFLNTVFPPKSMTVLDTLANIGLLFFLFLVGLELDIRAIRRTGKKSLGIAVAGISLPFILGIGTSYVLRSTVSKGVPPGPFLVFMGVALSITAFPVLARILAELKLLTTDIGRIAMSAAAVNDVAAWILLALAIALSGTKTSPLTSVWVLLCGTAFVTFAILVLRPALAVMARRSPEGEPVKELYICITLSLVLAAGFVTDTIGIHALFGAFVVGIVVPKDGPFAGVLIEKIEDVVSGLLLPLYFVSSGLKTNVATISGGLSWGLLVLVIFTACFGKVLGTFTVSMLFKVPFRESLALGFLMNTKGLVELIVLNIGKDRKVLNEQTFAIMVVMALFTTFITTPIVTAVYKPARKGAPYKHRTVHRKDLDTELRILACFHSTRNIPAIINLVESSRGTRKRGRLCIYAMHLMELSERSSAISMVHKARSNGLPFWNKIRDDKDQMVIAFEAYGQLCSVSVRPMTAISSLDNIHEDICTSAHQKRVAMILLPFHKHQRLDGGLESLGHSFHAVNDRVLRHAPCSVGILVDRGLGGTTQVSASEVSYQVVVPFFGGRDDREALAYGMRMAEHPGIMLTVVKFGTPPGKSLRFGTSLVGIAPNMKDRKITDEADSASEEDALFVSELMSHCSGKEKSVVYEERVVESKAEVVEALRALNKLNLFLVGRTPAVAHLVDRSDCLELGPVGSFLASSDFSTTASILVVQQYNPTANLHPLVEEQANYGETYDFPDTPHGGAV, encoded by the exons ATGGCGACGGCCAACGTATCTACAATGGTGTGCCCCGGACCCATGAAGGCTACGTCCAATGGATCGTTCCAAGGGGAAAACCCCCTGGATTTCGCGCTTCCATTGGCTATTCTCCAGATATGTTTGGTCGTCGTTCTTACCAGGTTGCTTGCATTACTTCTTAAACCTCTCAGACAACCTAGAGTCATTGCAGAGATCATT GGAGGAATATTGCTTGGACCCTCTGCGTTGGGGAGAAACAAGACATTTCTCAACACAGTTTTCCCGCCTAAGAGCATGACTGTCCTCGACACCCTTGCCAACATCggcctcctcttcttcttgtttcTGGTGGGGCTTGAGCTCGACATCCGTGCAATCCGCCGCACCGGGAAAAAGTCCTTAGGAATAGCCGTCGCTGGAATCAGCCTCCCTTTCATCCTTGGAATCGGGACCTCCTACGTTCTTCGTTCCACCGTATCCAAAGGAGTCCCCCCCGGCCCCTTTCTCGtcttcatgggggttgccttgtCCATCACTGCATTTCCAGTCCTCGCCCGCATCCTAGCCGAGCTCAAACTCCTAACCACCGACATCGGTCGCATTGCCATGTCGGCCGCCGCCGTAAACGACGTTGCTGCTTGGATACTCCTCGCGCTTGCCATTGCGCTCTCAGGGACCAAGACATCTCCTCTCACCTCCGTGTGGGTTCTCCTCTGCGGCACCGCCTTCGTGACCTTCGCTATACTAGTCCTGAGACCGGCACTTGCGGTGATGGCTCGGCGCTCTCCCGAAGGTGAGCCGGTCAAGGAGCTTTACATATGCATCACGCTATCGCTGGTGTTGGCGGCGGGTTTTGTCACGGACACCATCGGAATACACGCACTTTTCGGGGCGTTTGTGGTGGGCATTGTGGTGCCGAAAGACGGCCCTTTTGCAGGGGTTCTGATAGAGAAGATTGAGGATGTGGTGTCGGGACTTCTCCTGCCACTCTACTTCGTGTCGAGCGGGCTCAAGACCAACGTCGCCACCATAAGCGGAGGGCTTTCATGGGGATTACTAGTGCTTGTTATATTCACCGCATGTTTTGGAAAGGTCCTTGGCACCTTCACCGTATCAATGTTGTTTAAGGTGCCTTTTAGGGAATCCTTGGCACTCGGATTTCTTATGAACACCAAGGGTTTGGTAGAGCTCATCGTCCTCAACATTGGCAAGGACCGAAAG GTGTTGAACGAGCAGACATTTGCTATAATGGTTGTGATGGCGTTGTTCACCACCTTCATCACCACCCCAATAGTGACGGCGGTGTATAAGCCTGCTCGAAAGGGAGCCCCCTACAAGCATCGTACCGTCCACCGGAAAGACCTCGACACCGAGCTCCGAATACTCGCCTGCTTCCACAGCACGCGTAACATCCCTGCTATAATCAATCTGGTCGAATCCTCTCGCGGGACCCGCAAGCGAGGACGACTATGTATATACGCCATGCACCTGATGGAGCTTTCGGAGCGATCTTCGGCAATCTCCATGGTACACAAAGCACGCAGCAACGGTCTCCCCTTCTGGAACAAAATACGCGACGACAAAGATCAAATGGTCATCGCCTTCGAGGCGTACGGCCAGCTCTGTAGCGTGAGCGTCCGCCCCATGACCGCCATCTCCTCTCTGGACAATATTCACGAGGATATTTGCACAAGCGCGCACCAAAAGCGCGTggcaatgattctacttccgtTTCACAAGCACCAGCGATTGGACGGAGGTTTGGAGTCATTGGGGCACTCTTTCCACGCGGTGAATGACCGCGTCCTCCGCCACGCCCCGTGCTCCGTTGGAATCCTCGTCGATCGCGGTCTAGGAGGGACGACGCAAGTCTCGGCGAGTGAGGTTTCTTACCAGGTGGTGGTGCCCTTTTTTGGCGGACGAGACGACCGGGAAGCGCTTGCCTATGGGATGAGGATGGCTGAGCACCCCGGAATAATGCTCACCGTCGTGAAATTTGGAACCCCACCAGGAAAATCACTGCGATTTG gTACCTCTTTGGTTGGCATAGCTCCTAACATGAAGGATAGGAAAATCACCGACGAAGCCGACAGTGCCAGTGAGGAGGACGCGCTCTTCGTTTCGGAGTTGATGAGCCATTGCAGTGGCAAGGAGAAGTCGGTAGTGTACGAGGAAAGGGTGGTTGAAAGTAAGGCGGAGGTGGTGGAAGCATTAAGAGCGTTGAACAAGTTAAATCTGTTTTTGGTGGGAAGAACGCCGGCAGTGGCTCACTTGGTAGACAGAAGCGATTGTCTGGAGTTGGGGCCGGTCGGAAGCTTCTTAGCATCATCGGACTTTTCCACAACCGCGTCGATTCTAGTGGTTCAACAATATAACCCCACCGCAAATCTCCACCCGCTCGTGGAGGAACAAGCTAATTATGGAGAAACCTACGACTTCCCCGACACGCCTCATGGGGGGGCAGTATGA
- the LOC132188248 gene encoding rhomboid-like protein 14, mitochondrial isoform X2 has translation MPISSSRDLKRFFLSAFYHMGESHLVYNMMSLLWKGIQLETSMGSAEFASMVAALLGMSQGITLVLAKSLLLFFDYERPYYSEYAVGFSGVLFAMKVVLNSQSENYTDVHGILIVPTRYAAWAELILIQLFVPGVSFLGHLGGILAGILYLRLKGTYSGVDPLTLLFRGISSALRWPMRIVRNLFRSPTRRISGRGTSRRARSVSDRWRCQACTYDNSGLSSICEMCGSNRNDNGFSPRQLHRSHDLPLDELRRRRIERFGR, from the exons ATGCCCATCTCATCCTCAAG GGACCTGAAGCGTTTCTTCTTGTCGGCATTCTACCATATGGGTGAATCTCACTTGGTCTATAACATGATGTCACTCTTATGGAAGGGGATCCAGTTGGAAACTTCAATGGGGAGTGCAGAATTTGCCTCTATGGTTGCTGCTCTTCTTGGTATGTCCCAGGGAATCACACTAGTATTAGCAAAATCCCTTCTCTTGTTCTTCGACTATGAGAGACCTTACTACTCAGAGTATGCTGTTGGATTTTCTGGTGTCCTCTTTGCCATGAAAGTTGTTCTTAATTCTCAGTCAGAAAACTACACTGATGTCCATGGAATACTAATTGTGCCAACACGTTATGCTGCATGGGCGGAGTTGATTCTCATCCAACTGTTTGTTCCTGGTGTCTCCTTCCTCGGCCACCTGGGTGGAATACTCGCCGGGATTCTCTATCTGCGGCTGAAAGGTACATATTCAGGTGTAGACCCACTGACTCTACTCTTCAGAGGTATTTCTAGCGCATTGCGCTGGCCCATGAGGATTGTCCGGAACCTGTTTCGGTCCCCTACAAGGCGGATTTCTGGCAGGGGAACGAGTCGCAGAGCAAGGTCTGTGTCTGATAGGTGGAGATGCCAAGCATGTACGTATGACAATTCTGGTTTGTCAAGCATTTGTGAGATGTGTGGTTCCAATCGAAATGACAATGGATTTTCTCCCCGTCAGTTGCACCGTTCTCATGACCTTCCTTTGGATGAATTACGTCGTCGGAGAATCGAAAGATTTGGGAGATGA
- the LOC132173038 gene encoding large ribosomal subunit protein uL18c-like, whose protein sequence is MSTSTWFLQSALASSQQLWMGPKLVAAAAAPSPHPSPSLSLVVEAKSRTRREDRTARHTRIRKKVEGTPERPRLCVFRSNKHLYVQVIDDTKMHTLASASTMQKPISEEFDYSSGPTIDVAKKVGEVIARSCLEKGITKVAFDRGGYPYHGRVEALANAAREHGLQF, encoded by the exons ATGTCTACTTCCACTTGGTTCCTTCAGAGTGCATTGGCCTCTTCCCAGCAGCTATGGATGGGGCCGAAGTTGGTGGCCGCTGCTGCAGCTCCAAGCCCACACCCATCTCCATCTCTATCTCTTGTTGTTGAAGCCAAATCCAGAACCAGAAGAGAAGACAGGACCGCGCGCCATACTCGCATTAGAAAGAAG gTTGAAGGGACCCCAGAAAGGCCAAGGTTGTGTGTCTTCCGCTCCAACAAGCATCTCTATGTCCAGGTAATTGATGACACCAAGATGCACACGCTTGCTTCGGCTTCAACCATGCAGAAACCCATCTCTGAGGAGTTCGACTATAGCTCTGGTCCCACTATT GATGTGGCAAAGAAGGTGGGTGAAGTCATTGCAAGGTCCTGTTTGGAGAAAGGAATCACAAAAGTGGCCTTTGACAGAGGTGGATACCCATACCATGGACGCGTTGAAGCCCTTGCTAATGCAGCTCGGGAACATGGTCTTCAATTCTGA
- the LOC132188248 gene encoding rhomboid-like protein 14, mitochondrial isoform X1: MDRGRGRMLPLLALHAASEYYRLPWKPPVTAGLLAANTLIYLRPAFLRNIIPPIDEVWFNAHLILKHRDLKRFFLSAFYHMGESHLVYNMMSLLWKGIQLETSMGSAEFASMVAALLGMSQGITLVLAKSLLLFFDYERPYYSEYAVGFSGVLFAMKVVLNSQSENYTDVHGILIVPTRYAAWAELILIQLFVPGVSFLGHLGGILAGILYLRLKGTYSGVDPLTLLFRGISSALRWPMRIVRNLFRSPTRRISGRGTSRRARSVSDRWRCQACTYDNSGLSSICEMCGSNRNDNGFSPRQLHRSHDLPLDELRRRRIERFGR; the protein is encoded by the exons ATGGACAGAGGAAGAGGGAGAATGCTGCCGCTGCTGGCGCTTCACGCGGCGAGCGAGTATTACAGGCTCCCGTGGAAGCCTCCTGTCACCGCCGGCCTTCTCGCCGCCAATACTCTCATTTATTTGAGGCCTGCCTTTCTCCGCAACATCATCCCTCCTATCGACGAGGTTTGGTTCAATGCCCATCTCATCCTCAAG CACAGGGACCTGAAGCGTTTCTTCTTGTCGGCATTCTACCATATGGGTGAATCTCACTTGGTCTATAACATGATGTCACTCTTATGGAAGGGGATCCAGTTGGAAACTTCAATGGGGAGTGCAGAATTTGCCTCTATGGTTGCTGCTCTTCTTGGTATGTCCCAGGGAATCACACTAGTATTAGCAAAATCCCTTCTCTTGTTCTTCGACTATGAGAGACCTTACTACTCAGAGTATGCTGTTGGATTTTCTGGTGTCCTCTTTGCCATGAAAGTTGTTCTTAATTCTCAGTCAGAAAACTACACTGATGTCCATGGAATACTAATTGTGCCAACACGTTATGCTGCATGGGCGGAGTTGATTCTCATCCAACTGTTTGTTCCTGGTGTCTCCTTCCTCGGCCACCTGGGTGGAATACTCGCCGGGATTCTCTATCTGCGGCTGAAAGGTACATATTCAGGTGTAGACCCACTGACTCTACTCTTCAGAGGTATTTCTAGCGCATTGCGCTGGCCCATGAGGATTGTCCGGAACCTGTTTCGGTCCCCTACAAGGCGGATTTCTGGCAGGGGAACGAGTCGCAGAGCAAGGTCTGTGTCTGATAGGTGGAGATGCCAAGCATGTACGTATGACAATTCTGGTTTGTCAAGCATTTGTGAGATGTGTGGTTCCAATCGAAATGACAATGGATTTTCTCCCCGTCAGTTGCACCGTTCTCATGACCTTCCTTTGGATGAATTACGTCGTCGGAGAATCGAAAGATTTGGGAGATGA